A portion of the Chryseobacterium tructae genome contains these proteins:
- a CDS encoding HesA/MoeB/ThiF family protein codes for MNTSFERYQCQIALPGFGIASQELLKNAKVLIVGMGGLGCPTAQYLASSGVGTIGIADDDIVSLSNLHRQILYTPDDVDAYKVDIAAKRLKLQNPSVTLIPYRLRITDANVMGLISEFDLIIEGTDNFETKCLLNDACVLAGKPLVYGAIYQHEGQVSIWNALQKDGTYSPNYRDVFPNAEESQVPNCREGGVIPTLAGIVGCMQANEAIKYLIRSEETLAGKLWIMNVLSGKTQIIKLKKTSIQITGLPQSMPLISFEEYMKNQKDFETIDVRTKEEHENFNIGGKNIPLGDLEDHYSFISSAANPIVIYCQSGKRSMEAAKKIKKEFPEKEVLSLQNGLNGGQQ; via the coding sequence ATGAATACATCATTTGAACGTTATCAGTGTCAGATTGCTTTACCGGGATTTGGTATAGCTTCACAGGAGCTGCTGAAAAATGCTAAAGTTCTTATTGTAGGAATGGGAGGTCTCGGGTGTCCCACTGCTCAATATCTTGCATCCTCCGGTGTGGGCACTATTGGTATTGCAGATGATGATATTGTTTCTTTGAGCAATCTTCACCGCCAAATTTTATATACTCCAGATGATGTGGACGCTTATAAGGTGGACATTGCCGCTAAAAGATTGAAACTTCAAAACCCTTCCGTTACCCTTATTCCTTATCGATTGCGAATCACTGATGCCAATGTCATGGGACTTATTTCAGAGTTTGATCTCATTATTGAAGGAACAGATAATTTTGAAACCAAATGTCTGTTGAATGACGCTTGTGTCTTAGCAGGAAAGCCCTTAGTATATGGAGCTATTTATCAACATGAAGGTCAGGTAAGCATCTGGAATGCTTTACAAAAGGATGGTACCTATTCTCCTAATTATCGCGATGTTTTTCCTAATGCAGAAGAATCTCAGGTTCCCAACTGCCGGGAAGGCGGCGTAATCCCAACTTTAGCTGGAATAGTAGGCTGTATGCAAGCTAATGAAGCCATAAAATACCTCATCCGATCTGAAGAAACTTTAGCCGGAAAACTATGGATAATGAATGTATTGAGTGGTAAAACACAAATAATTAAGTTAAAGAAAACTTCTATTCAGATTACAGGTTTACCTCAGAGTATGCCGCTTATCAGTTTTGAAGAATACATGAAAAATCAGAAAGATTTTGAAACCATAGATGTCCGTACAAAGGAGGAACATGAGAATTTTAATATTGGGGGAAAAAATATTCCACTAGGTGATTTAGAGGATCATTACTCTTTTATTTCTTCAGCTGCCAATCCTATAGTTATTTACTGCCAATCCGGTAAACGAAGCATGGAAGCTGCGAAAAAAATTAAAAAGGAATTTCCTGAGAAAGAGGTGCTTTCTTTACAAAATGGCCTTAATGGAGGGCAGCAATAA
- a CDS encoding bestrophin family protein, giving the protein MIIRKKEHWFKMLFVWHGSVLPGLLPRLFLLFILSLGVVYLRGVIFSFKIPLNPAPLTLFGFVLALFLGFRNNASYDRFWEGRKLWGALLNTARSLTRQALTLKNTKGSSLSVLEFIKLLGAFIFALKHQLRGTDAYEDLKDRLNEDQLKIVSSAKYKPAVIMRLLAEWVQKAKEEGSIDSIQQSRFDENFDKLSDIVGGCERIVSTPLPYSYRVLLHRTVYIYCFLLPFGLVDSLRWFTPLIVVFVAYTFVAFEAIADEIEEPFGTEANDLALNSMSVMIDETIHEMAGEELVSFEKIKQTIID; this is encoded by the coding sequence ATGATTATAAGGAAGAAGGAACATTGGTTTAAAATGCTTTTTGTATGGCACGGGTCAGTATTGCCTGGTCTGTTGCCACGTCTATTTTTGCTGTTTATCCTGTCGTTGGGGGTTGTCTATCTGCGAGGAGTCATTTTTTCCTTTAAAATCCCCCTTAATCCGGCTCCTTTGACTTTATTTGGTTTTGTACTGGCTCTATTCTTAGGGTTTAGGAATAATGCCAGTTATGATCGGTTTTGGGAAGGCCGTAAATTATGGGGAGCTTTATTGAATACAGCACGTTCACTCACCAGACAGGCTTTAACTTTAAAAAATACAAAAGGAAGCAGTCTTTCTGTCCTTGAATTTATCAAATTGTTGGGTGCTTTTATTTTCGCATTGAAGCATCAGTTGAGAGGAACGGATGCTTATGAAGATTTAAAAGACAGATTGAATGAAGATCAATTAAAAATAGTTTCTTCAGCAAAGTATAAACCTGCTGTCATTATGAGATTGTTGGCAGAATGGGTTCAGAAAGCAAAAGAGGAAGGAAGCATTGATTCCATCCAGCAATCCCGTTTTGATGAAAACTTTGATAAATTATCAGATATAGTGGGCGGATGTGAAAGAATTGTTTCTACTCCGCTTCCTTACAGTTACCGTGTTTTATTACATCGTACTGTGTATATTTATTGTTTTCTTTTGCCGTTTGGATTGGTAGATTCTTTAAGATGGTTTACACCGCTTATTGTTGTATTTGTAGCCTATACATTTGTAGCCTTTGAAGCTATTGCAGATGAAATTGAAGAACCATTTGGGACAGAAGCTAATGATTTGGCTCTGAATAGCATGTCTGTAATGATTGATGAAACCATTCATGAAATGGCAGGAGAGGAACTTGTATCTTTTGAAAAAATAAAGCAGACGATCATAGACTGA
- a CDS encoding DUF488 domain-containing protein, producing the protein MEPLENPVIYTIGHSTHPLEEFMEMLKSFNIEVLADVRRFAGSKRYPWFSKENLEKVLPEHHIEYLHFEALGGRRKVQPNSINSRWKNESFRGYADYMQTEEFIKAVEKLENIARIKTTAFMCSEAVWWSCHRSMISDYLKAKGWNVEHIMKIGKAEEHPYTAPARISNGHVFYSDASLFD; encoded by the coding sequence ATGGAACCTTTAGAAAACCCCGTTATTTATACGATTGGACATTCTACTCATCCTTTGGAAGAGTTTATGGAGATGTTGAAATCATTCAACATTGAAGTTCTTGCTGATGTACGTAGATTTGCAGGTTCAAAAAGATATCCGTGGTTTAGCAAAGAAAATCTGGAAAAAGTATTACCGGAACACCATATTGAGTATCTCCATTTTGAAGCATTAGGAGGACGAAGAAAAGTTCAACCCAATTCCATCAATAGTCGCTGGAAAAACGAATCTTTCCGTGGGTATGCTGATTATATGCAGACGGAGGAATTTATCAAAGCCGTTGAAAAACTTGAAAACATAGCAAGAATAAAAACGACCGCCTTTATGTGTTCAGAAGCCGTATGGTGGAGCTGCCACAGATCTATGATCTCAGATTATCTCAAAGCGAAAGGCTGGAACGTGGAACATATCATGAAGATAGGGAAAGCAGAAGAACATCCCTACACTGCTCCCGCAAGAATCAGTAATGGGCATGTTTTCTATTCCGATGCAAGCCTATTTGACTGA
- a CDS encoding molybdopterin-dependent oxidoreductase — translation MKKILPVALVLLSGWAFCQSGFKLKVSGEVSQPLELSLADLSKMPRKEASLKDKDGSIHVYTGVSVQDILAKAGAPSGKELHGENMSKYLLAKCADGYQVLFSLAELDASIADKNVIVADMIDGKPLTETKGPLRIVAEGEKKPARSSYQLESLVVGQIKK, via the coding sequence ATTGCTTTCCGGCTGGGCATTCTGTCAATCTGGATTCAAATTGAAAGTGAGTGGAGAAGTTTCCCAACCTCTAGAACTTAGTCTGGCTGATTTATCAAAAATGCCAAGAAAAGAAGCATCACTTAAAGACAAGGATGGGAGCATTCACGTATACACAGGCGTTTCTGTTCAGGATATTCTGGCAAAAGCCGGAGCTCCTTCAGGAAAGGAACTTCATGGTGAAAATATGTCAAAATATTTATTGGCAAAGTGTGCAGACGGATATCAGGTTTTATTTTCATTAGCTGAGCTGGATGCTTCCATTGCAGATAAAAACGTGATTGTAGCAGATATGATTGACGGAAAACCTTTGACAGAAACAAAAGGCCCGCTTCGCATTGTTGCAGAAGGTGAGAAAAAGCCTGCCCGCAGCTCTTATCAGCTGGAATCTTTAGTGGTAGGACAAATTAAAAAATAA